From Nymphaea colorata isolate Beijing-Zhang1983 chromosome 6, ASM883128v2, whole genome shotgun sequence, a single genomic window includes:
- the LOC116256171 gene encoding polyol transporter 5-like — protein MMAPEDERREAVRVELEKSQQGEVVTPASSSRSEGKAPLSKYAFACAVLASMNSILLGYDIGVMSGAILFIKEDLRISSTQEEILVGSLNFFSLFGAMVSGKTADWIGRRYTMVIASTTFLVGALSMSLANSFVILMVGRAVAGIGVGYSLMTGPVYTAEVSPASTRGLLTSLPEVFITVGILVGYILNYAFSGLPEHLNWRLMLGVAGIPAAMLIIGLIAMPESPRWLVAQGRTGEAKKVLDRTSVDGEEAEARLAEIVAAARQESLEAGKKSVWRELLVSPSRAVRRILLVAIGLNIFMQASGNDAVVYYTPEVIKAAGIQKKQHLVAVTIIMGLVKTSFVIISALFLDRVGRRPLLLTGSCGMAASLFTLGVCSKLIEKAGKATKFTWTIALSIVAICADVSFFSIGMGPINWVYSSEVFPLRLRAQGSGLALSVNRVVSGVVSMSFLSMVKALSVGGTFFLFSGIAALGALFFYMFLPETKGKTLEEIGSLFEDERVVISSDACCCRRPGTRESTHEQHDKDGVHP, from the exons ATGATGGCTCCGGAGGACGAGAGACGGGAAGCAGTCAGAGTGGAGCTGGAAAAGAGCCAGCAGGGAGAGGTTGTCACACCTGCAAGCAGCAGCCGCAGCGAGGGGAAGGCGCCTCTAAGCAAGTATGCATTTGCTTGTGCTGTCCTGGCTTCCATGAATTCAATCCTCTTGGGTTATG ATATTGGCGTGATGAGCGGAGCAATTCTGTTCATCAAGGAGGATCTCAGGATAAGTTCCACACAGGAAGAAATCTTGGTGGGATCACTTAACTTCTTCTCCCTGTTTGGTGCCATGGTATCAGGAAAGACTGCAGATTGGATAGGAAGGAGATACACCATGGTCATAGCTTCTACCACCTTCCTCGTGGGTGCGCTGTCCATGAGCCTAGCGAACTCCTTCGTCATCCTTATGGTTGGAAGGGCAGTCGCGGGCATTGGTGTTGGGTACTCTCTGATGACGGGGCCCGTTTACACTGCCGAGGTTTCACCGGCTTCAACCAGGGGATTGCTCACATCTTTGCCTGAGGTGTTCATCACCGTGGGTATCCTGGTGGGCTACATTCTCAATTATGCTTTTTCCGGTCTGCCGGAACACCTGAATTGGAGACTGATGCTCGGAGTTGCCGGCATTCCTGCTGCGATGCTAATAATCGGGCTGATAGCCATGCCGGAGTCCCCTAGATGGTTGGTGGCTCAAGGTCGAACGGGCGAAGCCAAAAAAGTGCTGGACAGAACTTCAGTGGATGGCGAAGAAGCAGAGGCCCGGCTGGCGGAGATAGTGGCAGCAGCAAGGCAGGAAAGCTTGGAAGCAGGCAAGAAGAGCGTGTGGAGGGAGCTGCTGGTGAGCCCCTCAAGAGCCGTGCGGCGGATCCTATTGGTAGCCATCGGACTCAACATCTTTATGCAGGCATCTGGGAACGACGCCGTGGTGTATTACACGCCGGAGGTGATCAAGGCGGCCGGCATCCAAAAGAAGCAGCATCTGGTGGCTGTGACCATAATAATGGGACTTGTGAAGACATCCTTTGTGATCATCTCCGCCTTGTTCCTAGACAGGGTGGGAAGGAGGCCGCTGCTGCTAACGGGCTCCTGCGGGATGGCAGCGTCACTCTTCACGCTGGGCGTGTGCTCTAAGCTCATCGAAAAAGCCGGAAAAGCTACTAAATTCACCTGGACTATTGCCCTGTCCATTGTTGCCATCTGCGCTGACGTCTCCTTCTTCTCCATAGGGATGGGCCCTATAAACTGGGTCTACTCGTCGGAGGTGTTCCCGTTGAGGCTGCGAGCCCAGGGCTCCGGCTTGGCCCTGTCTGTCAACAGAGTGGTTAGTGGAGTCGTGTCCATGTCCTTCCTTTCCATGGTGAAGGCCCTCTCAGTGGGTGGaaccttcttcctcttctcaggAATAGCAGCACTCGGTGCCCTTTTCTTCTACATGTTTCTGCCTGAAACCAAAGGCAAGACACTGGAAGAGATTGGCTCTCTGTTTGAGGATGAAAGAGTAGTGATTTCGTCAGACGCTTGTTGCTGCCGAAGGCCGGGGACACGAGAAAGTACTCATGAACAGCATGACAAGGATGGCGTTCATCCATAA